CCGCGCGCGGATCCAGGAGGCCACGGACGCGCTGTACGACGAACACGGTCTGCAGCTGTGGGTGGCGTACGTGTCCAGCTTCGACGGCCGCGACTACGACAGCTGGGCGCAGGCCACGGCGAAGGCCAGCAACTTCGGTTCGGACACCGCGCTGCTGGCGGTGGCGACCGGCGACCGGGAGTTCGCGCTGTGGACGCCCGACGGGTCGAAGATCTCCGAGCGCGAGCGCGACCGGATCAGCACGTCCGACATCGTGCCCGCGCTGCGGAAGGACGACTGGGCCGGCGCCGCGGTGGGTGCGGCGGACGGCCTGGGTGACGCGCTGTCGTCGTCGGGTGGGTCGGCGACGACGCTGCTCGTCGGGGGCGGTGTGATCGCGGCCGGCGGCGCCGGTGTCTACGCCTACAGCCGGCGGTCGAAGCGCAAGCGGGCCGAGGCCGGCGCGGCGCAGGCCGCGCAGATCGACCCGTCCGACACCACCGCGCTGCGGGCCCTGCCCGTCGAGGGACTCGACCAGTACGCGCAGACCCTGCTGGTGGAGACCGACAACGCGGTCCGGTCCAGCGCCGAGGCGCTCGACCTCGCCCGCGGGGAGTTCGGGGACGCGGCGGTGGAACCGTTCGACCGCGCCTACCGGCAGGCGCAGGCCGCGCTGGCGCACGCCTTCGAGATCCGGCAGCGGCTCGACGACGACATCCCCGAGACCCCGGAGCAGCAGCGCGACATGCTCGTGCAGCTGGTCTCGTCGTGCGGGCAGGCGCACCGCGAGCTCGACGCGCAGATCGAGGCGTTCGACAAGATGCGCAATCTGCTGCTCGACGCGCCCGCCCGGCTGGATGCACTGACCCAGCGGGTGATCACCCTGCAGGCGCGTCTGCCGCAGGCCGAGCAGACCCTCGCGCAGCTGCACACCGAGTTCCCCGCCGAGGCGCTGGCGCCGGTGGCCGACAACGTCACGCTCGCGAAGGAGGAGATCGCCTTCGCGGAGAACGCGATCGATCAGGGCCGCACCGCTGCCGCCCGGCCGGTGGGACAGCAGGGCGACGCCGTCCGGGCCATCCGCGACGCCGAGCGCGCCCTCGGACACGCCACGACGCTGCTCGACGCCCTCGACCACGCCCAGCAGGACATCCGCCGGGCCATCGCGACGCTGCCCGCAGCGATGGAGGACGCCCAGCAGGGCGTCGTCGACGCCCGGCAGTTGCTCGGGGCGGGCGGTCCCGAGCTCGCCGAGGCGCTGCACGCGGTGGAGGAGGCGCTCGCCCAGGCCCGCGCCGGGCAGCACAGCGACCCGCTGGGCAGCTTCACCCGGGTGGTCGAGGCCGACGCCCGGCTCGACGAGCTGCGCGCGCGGACGCGTCAGGCGCAGCAGGAGGCCGCCGAGCTGCAGCGCCGGCTCGAGCAGGATCTGACCGCGGCCCGCTCGCAGGTCACCGCGGCGGCCGACTTCATCGGCACCCGCCGCGGGGTGGTGGGCGCGCAGGCCCGCACCCGCCTGTCGGAGGCCGAGCGCTACCTGCAGACCGCCCAGCAGACCGCGCAGACCGATCCCGCGGCCGCGATCCAGCACGCCCGGCAGGCGGCGTCGCTCGCCTCACAGGCGTTGCGGTCGGCGCAGAGCGACGTGCAGCGGTGGGATCGTCAGCAACGGCCGCCGCGCGGTGGGTCGTCCGGCGGCAACGTCGCCGGCGCGGTTCTCGGCGGCATCATCATCAACAGCATCCTCAGCGGCGGGGGCGGTCACCGCGGCGGGGGCGGCGGATTCGGCGGTGGTGGATTCGGCGGCGGTGGATTCGGCGGCGGTGGATTCGGCGGCGGTGGTGGCGGATTCGGCGGGTCGAGCGGCGGACGGTTCTAGACCGATGCATCCGCTGGCAGCCCGCGCCCTGCGCACCGGTCTCGCCTCGGCGCGCCGGGTGTTCGACACCGCCGACCGGTCGGACGGAAAACCGTTCTCCGAACCCGACATCCTGCGGCCGCACGTCGACTCGCGGCGGTTCGGGTGGGTGCACTACGGGGTGATGATCCCGGATCTGCCCGAGCCGCACCGGTTCTTCTCGATGATGTCCCTCATCGGTGCCACCGGGTCGCTGGCCTTCGACAACGACGACGCGCTCGTCGCCCCGCCCCGCCGCAACGCCTCGGTGGTGGCGGGGACGGCGGCGTCGCATCCGGCGCACGTCGGGAACTACGCGATCGGAGACGATTTCGTCTCCTCCCCCGACGGGTCGCTGGTGCGGTTCGGCGACGACCTGACGCTCACCGGACGCTATCCGCACTACGAGTTGGTGGGCCGGCTCGGCGAGGTGGACGTCGCACTGACGCTCACCAACACCGGCACGGTGTCGTGGTTCTTCCGCAGCCCGGTCTACAAGCACTTCGGGTTGCTCACCGAATACGCGGGGACCTTCACCCACGGCAGGACGAGCGTCTCGGCCGAGGGACTGTGTTCGTTCGAGTACGGCGCGATGCCGAGTCCGTATCTGGCGCGGTCCACTCCCCTGCCGCCCGCGGCGAAGGCACCGCTCGACCAGTTCGTCTACCAGATCGTCGATCTCGATCCGGACACGCAGATCCTGTTGAGCCGCTACGGAATCGGCGGCGCTCCGTTCATGACGACGGCGATCCTGCGCACCCGCGAGGGAGCCGGACGGCGGTTCGCCGACGTCGATTTCGAGGTGCTGGAGGTGCGGCCCGATCCGGAGCCGACGCCCTACGGCGTCCCGATGCCGGTGCCGCAGCGTACCCGTTTCCTCGTGCGGGACGACAGCGGCCGGCCCTGGCTGGACCTCGAGGCGGACATGGACACGCCGTTCACCTACGGACTCGGTACCGGGTTCGTCACCGGCTTCGCGTTCTCGGCGACCTGGCGCGGCGAGACGATCTCCGGTCGCGGCTACTGCGAATACATCGACCGCCGCGGGGGATAGCCCCGACACACGACGGTGCCCTCCGATCCGGACGGATCGGAGGGCACCGTCGGAGAAGGATCGTCAGCAGCCGAGCAGACGCTGCGCGAGGTAGCCCTCGACCTGGTCGAGGCTCACGCGCTCCTGCGCCATGGTGTCGCGCTCGCGGATCGTGACGGCCTGGTCCTCGAGGGTGTCGAAGTCGACCGTGATGCAGAACGGGGTACCGATCTCGTCCTGGCGACGGTAGCGGCGGCCGATGGCGCCGGCGTCGTCGAACTCGATGTTCCAGTTCTGGCGCAGCTTCGCGGCGAGATCCTTGGCCTTGGGGCTCAGGTCGGCGTTGCGGCTCAGCGGCAGCACCGCGGCCTTGACCGGCGCGAGACGACGGTCGAGGCGCAGCACGGTGCGCTTGTCGACACCGCCCTTGGCGTTGGGGGCCTCGTCCTCGGAGTAGGCGTCGACGAGGAAGGCCATGAGCGAGCGGGTCAGGCCGGCCGCCGGCTCGATGACGTACGGGGTGTAGCGCTCGTTGGTGGCCTGGTCGAAGAAGCTCAGGTCGGTGCCGGAGTGCTTCGAGTGGGTGGACAGGTCGAAGTCGGTGCGGTTGGCGACGCCCTCGAGCTCACCCCACTCGCTGCCCTGGAAGTGGAAGCGGTACTCGATGTCGACGGTGCGCTTCGAGTAGTGGGACAGCTTCTCCTTCGGGTGCTCGTACAGCCGCAGGTTGTCCTTGTTGATACCGAGATCGATGTACCAGTTCATCCGGTAGTCGATCCAGTACTGGTGCCACTGCTCGTCCTCGCCCGGCTTGACGAAGAACTCCATCTCCATCTGCTCGAACTCGCGGGTGCGGAAGATGAAGTTGCCGGGGGTGATCTCGTT
This region of Rhodococcus sp. Z13 genomic DNA includes:
- a CDS encoding TPM domain-containing protein, with amino-acid sequence MPHVPAASSRRATRSVLAFVPALLAVLAWWALPAVASAEPPSRLPQPITDTAGVLDAADRARIQEATDALYDEHGLQLWVAYVSSFDGRDYDSWAQATAKASNFGSDTALLAVATGDREFALWTPDGSKISERERDRISTSDIVPALRKDDWAGAAVGAADGLGDALSSSGGSATTLLVGGGVIAAGGAGVYAYSRRSKRKRAEAGAAQAAQIDPSDTTALRALPVEGLDQYAQTLLVETDNAVRSSAEALDLARGEFGDAAVEPFDRAYRQAQAALAHAFEIRQRLDDDIPETPEQQRDMLVQLVSSCGQAHRELDAQIEAFDKMRNLLLDAPARLDALTQRVITLQARLPQAEQTLAQLHTEFPAEALAPVADNVTLAKEEIAFAENAIDQGRTAAARPVGQQGDAVRAIRDAERALGHATTLLDALDHAQQDIRRAIATLPAAMEDAQQGVVDARQLLGAGGPELAEALHAVEEALAQARAGQHSDPLGSFTRVVEADARLDELRARTRQAQQEAAELQRRLEQDLTAARSQVTAAADFIGTRRGVVGAQARTRLSEAERYLQTAQQTAQTDPAAAIQHARQAASLASQALRSAQSDVQRWDRQQRPPRGGSSGGNVAGAVLGGIIINSILSGGGGHRGGGGGFGGGGFGGGGFGGGGFGGGGGGFGGSSGGRF
- a CDS encoding DUF6670 family protein is translated as MHPLAARALRTGLASARRVFDTADRSDGKPFSEPDILRPHVDSRRFGWVHYGVMIPDLPEPHRFFSMMSLIGATGSLAFDNDDALVAPPRRNASVVAGTAASHPAHVGNYAIGDDFVSSPDGSLVRFGDDLTLTGRYPHYELVGRLGEVDVALTLTNTGTVSWFFRSPVYKHFGLLTEYAGTFTHGRTSVSAEGLCSFEYGAMPSPYLARSTPLPPAAKAPLDQFVYQIVDLDPDTQILLSRYGIGGAPFMTTAILRTREGAGRRFADVDFEVLEVRPDPEPTPYGVPMPVPQRTRFLVRDDSGRPWLDLEADMDTPFTYGLGTGFVTGFAFSATWRGETISGRGYCEYIDRRGG
- a CDS encoding glycine--tRNA ligase; this translates as MAPKSKIDTVANLAKRRGLVYPCGEIYGGTRSAWDYGPLGVELKENIKKQWWRNMVTSREDVVGLDSSVILPRQVWVASGHVGVFNDPLVECLSCHKRHRQDHLQEAYAEKNKVDDPDSVPMSEIVCPDCGTKGQWTEPRDFNMMLKTYLGPIESEEGLHYLRPETAQGIFVNFANVLTTSRKKPPFGIGQIGKSFRNEITPGNFIFRTREFEQMEMEFFVKPGEDEQWHQYWIDYRMNWYIDLGINKDNLRLYEHPKEKLSHYSKRTVDIEYRFHFQGSEWGELEGVANRTDFDLSTHSKHSGTDLSFFDQATNERYTPYVIEPAAGLTRSLMAFLVDAYSEDEAPNAKGGVDKRTVLRLDRRLAPVKAAVLPLSRNADLSPKAKDLAAKLRQNWNIEFDDAGAIGRRYRRQDEIGTPFCITVDFDTLEDQAVTIRERDTMAQERVSLDQVEGYLAQRLLGC